From the Halobacterium zhouii genome, the window TCCCGCGCGTCGAGACGCTCGTCCTCGAATCCACGTACGGCGGCCGGAACGACTACCAGACCGACCAGGAGGACTCCGAGGAGACACTCAAGGAGGTCATCAACGAGACGTACGAGGACGGCGGGAAGATACTCATCCCGGCGTTCGCCGTCGGCCGCTCCCAGGAGATGATGCTGGTCATCGAGGAGGCGATGCGCAACGGCGACATCCCCGAGATGCCGGTCCACCTCGACGGCATGATCTGGGAGGCGACTGCCATCCACACCACCTACCCCGAGTACCTCCGGGACGACCTCAAAGACCGCATCTTCCACGAGGACGAGAACCCATTCCTCGCCGACCAGTTCAACCACATCGACGGCGGCGAGGACGAGCGCAAGGAGGTCGCCGACGGCGAGCAGTGTATCATCCTCTCGACGTCCGGGATGGTGACCGGCGGCCCCATCATGTCCTGGCTCGAACACCTCGGCCCCGACCCGGACTCCACGATGACGTTCGTCGGTTACCAGGCACAGGGGACGCTCGGTCGCCGCATCCAGTCCGGCTGGGACGAGATTCCGATGCCGGACAGTCGCGGCAACGGGCGCAACGAACGCCTCACGCTGAAGATGGACACGGAGACCGTCGACGGCTTCTCCGGGCACGCCGACCGCCAGGGGTTAGAGGACTTCGTCCGCACGATGAACCCCCGGCCCGAGAAGGTGCTCTGCGTGCACGGCGACGAGCGCTCCACGCAGGACCTCTCCAGTGCGCTCTACCACGAGTTCAACATGCGCACGTTCGCGCCGAAGAACCTCGAGACGTTCCGGTTCGTCTGACTGCGTTCTCTGATCCTGTGAACGTTCCTTCGTGGGACCACGAGATCAGCCAGAAATCCCTGATTGGAGTGAACTGAGTCGCTTCCTGTAACGCCCAGAAAGCCCCAGACGTCTCGAGTCGGGGGACTCGCTGCGCTCCTCACTCACTGCGTTCGTTCCGGTGCTTATTCCGAAAGACGCGGAGCGTCTTTCGACGTTCGCCTCACTCCGTTCGGCTCACCGTCGTCCACCTTCGTCGAGACGTCTGCCCCTTTCAGTCCCACCTCACCACCGGTTGATCAACCGGCAGGGTGGGGCTGAGCGGGCGCTTGCGCCCGCGACGGTTGGAAGACAAGCGCAGCGAGTCTTCCAGGACTGAAAGGGGCGGCGCGCTCGGCAGTCGAAACGAAGTAAGCACGGAAGCGAACGGAGTGAGCGACGCGCGCAGCAAGTTGCAGACGCCGAGCGCGCCGGGGCTTTCTGGGCGTTCTCAAGTTCGACCTCGTTCACTACAGTCAGCGCTTCCCACTGAACCTCGACGAGTTCGGCAAACAACCCAACACCCACCACTACTAGCGGCGATAGTTCTAATACCGTCGTCCGGTAACTATCTGGTGTGAAGCCGTCGCGTACAGTCCGCGTGGTCCTCGCGGCAGTCGTGGTGCTGTCGTCGTTCGCCGGCGTGGCCGCTGCCGGTCCTTCGGCCGGCCTTGCTGATGGCCACCGCTTCGACATCGGCGATGAGAATCCCCACATCACGTTCTGGCTCCACCTCGACCTGCTCACGAACCTCGGGAGCGCCGGTGACTTCGGATTCAACGCCGTCGGCACGGCACTCGACACGCGGGTCGTGACCGTCGACCTGCAGTTGCACTTCGCGGGCGTCGGGCCGCTCGGCGAATTTCTCTCGGACCCATTCGCGCGGTTCTCCGTCACCGCGGAGTGGGAACTCCACCTGCCGTTCCTCTCGGCGGGGCCGGCCGCCGACGACTCCTTCGACTACCGGGACAACCGGACAATCTCCCCCTAGCGAGCAGGCGTGCGCTCACTGGTCGGCGTCTGCGGCGTCCGCGGGGTCGACGACCGACTCGTCGAGTTCGTCGACGCCTACGCGGTCACACAGGTCGTACAGTGGGCACGCTTCTGGGCCGTCGAGGCACGCGGGCCTCCGAGCAGTGCAGAACTCCCGCCCGAACTGAATCGTCGCCGTGTGACCGAACCCGCACTTCTCCGCGGGGACGTCGGCCTCGAGGGCCTCGCGCACGTCCTCGTGGTCGGCGTCCGGCGGCGCGACCCCCAGTCGCCGCGTGATGCGGTGGACGTGCGTGTCCACGGGGAAGACGCCCGACTGCCCGCCGGCGAACAGGAGCACGCAGTCGGCGGTTTTCGGCCCGACGCCCTTCATGTCCAGTAGCGTCTCGCGGACC encodes:
- a CDS encoding DUF7332 family protein; the encoded protein is MKPSRTVRVVLAAVVVLSSFAGVAAAGPSAGLADGHRFDIGDENPHITFWLHLDLLTNLGSAGDFGFNAVGTALDTRVVTVDLQLHFAGVGPLGEFLSDPFARFSVTAEWELHLPFLSAGPAADDSFDYRDNRTISP